From Erinaceus europaeus chromosome 9, mEriEur2.1, whole genome shotgun sequence, one genomic window encodes:
- the CPN2 gene encoding carboxypeptidase N subunit 2 isoform X2, giving the protein MLLGAWLFGACLLLLPRPTQLCPAGCDCFLREVFCTNETLATVPLDIPPRATDIIFIETLIHTVGNRAFSGSPKLTKVVFLNAQLPSLGQDAFGGLPELEDLEITGTTFANLSTDIFCNLSSLAQLTLNFNQLGDLPEGLFCHLDALRSLQLQGNLLQTLPAHIFQSLRHLQTLNLAQNLLIRLPVELFHSLGGLHTLRLSDNRLSSLPLGLFSGLGSLRELFLDSNSLAELPEGVFSQLPRLEKLWLQHNALRQLPPSSFSSLHSLAFLNLQGNELRMLPASLFTQTPGLLGLSLSHNKLETVPEGAFANLSQLSSLTLSHNALTHLPAGVFRDLHDLVKLYLGSNNLTALPLSLFQNLSKLELLSLSRNLLTTLPEGIFDTNYNLFNLALHGNPWQCDCHLAYLFRWLQQFSEQLFNSQTFCAGPTYLRGQVLPALQEELLVCPASLGGLDLRELGVEKAAQSRCTYSNPEGTVVLACDRARCRWLKVQLSSRRDSGSGDLEFNATQEWHLKSSCGSARVRVSIEMLLGQP; this is encoded by the coding sequence ATGTTGCTTGGGGCCTGGCTGTTTGGGGCCTGCCTCCTACTCCTGCCCAGACCCACCCAGCTCTGCCCTGCTGGGTGTGACTGCTTCCTGAGGGAGGTCTTCTGCACAAATGAAACATTGGCCACTGTCCCGCTGGATATCCCCCCGCGGGCCACGGACATCATCTTCATAGAGACGTTGATCCACACAGTGGGGAACAGGGCCTTCAGTGGCAGCCCCAAGCTCACCAAGGTGGTCTTCCTCAATGCCCAGCTCCCCAGCCTGGGGCAGGATGCCTTTGGGGGGCTGCCAGAACTGGAGGACCTGGAGATCACGGGCACCACCTTTGCCAACCTCAGCACCGACATCTTCTGTAACCTGAGCTCCCTGGCCCAGCTCACCCTCAACTTCAACCAGCTGGGGGACCTGCCTGAGGGGCTCTTCTGCCACCTGGATGCCCTGCGCTCCCTCCAGCTGCAGGGCAACCTGCTCCAGACACTGCCCGCCCACATCTTCCAGTCGCTGCGGCACCTGCAGACCCTGAACCTGGCGCAGAACCTCCTGATCCGGCTCCCGGTGGAGCTGTTTCACTCGCTTGGCGGCTTGCACACCCTGCGGCTGAGTGACAACAGGCTCTCCAGCCTCCCTCTGGGCCTGTTTTCAGGCCTGGGGAGCCTGCGGGAGCTCTTCCTGGACAGCAACTCCCTGGCCGAGCTGCCTGAAGGTGTGTTCTCACAGCTTCCCCGTCTGGAGAAGCTGTGGCTGCAGCACAACGCCCTGCGCCAGCTGCCCCCCTCCAGCTTCTCCTCCCTACACAGCCTGGCCTTCCTGAACTTGCAGGGGAATGAGCTGAGGATGCTGCCTGCCAGTCTTTTTACCCAGACCCCAGGCCTGCTGGGCCTGTCTCTGTCCCACAACAAGCTGGAGACGGTCCCCGAGGGTGCCTTCGCCAACCTGTCCCAGCTGAGCTCCCTGACGCTCTCGCACAACGCCCTCACCCACCTCCCAGCCGGCGTCTTCCGAGACCTGCACGACTTGGTCAAGCTCTACCTGGGCAGCAACAACCTGACGGCGCTGCCCCTTAGCCTCTTCCAGAACCTGTCCAAGCTGGAGCTGCTCAGCCTCTCCAGGAACCTCCTGACCACACTCCCCGAGGGCATCTTCGACACCAACTACAACCTCTTCAACCTGGCCCTGCACGGCAACCCCTGGCAGTGTGACTGCCACCTGGCCTACCTCTTCCGGTGGCTGCAGCAGTTCAGCGAACAGCTCTTCAACTCCCAGACCTTCTGCGCGGGGCCCACCTACCTCCGCGGCCAGGTGCTGCCCGCCCTGCAGGAGGAGCTGCTGGTGTGCCCAGCCTCCCTGGGTGGCTTGGACCTCCGGGAGCTGGGGGTGGAGAAGGCAGCCCAGAGCCGGTGCACCTACAGCAACCCCGAGGGCACAGTGGTCCTGGCCTGTGACAGGGCCCGGTGTCGCTGGCTGAAGGTGCAGCTGTCCTCTAGGCGGGACTCAGGCTCCGGGGACCTGGAGTTCAATGCCACTCAGGAG
- the CPN2 gene encoding carboxypeptidase N subunit 2 isoform X1: MPPRTKAAQPHMDMLLGAWLFGACLLLLPRPTQLCPAGCDCFLREVFCTNETLATVPLDIPPRATDIIFIETLIHTVGNRAFSGSPKLTKVVFLNAQLPSLGQDAFGGLPELEDLEITGTTFANLSTDIFCNLSSLAQLTLNFNQLGDLPEGLFCHLDALRSLQLQGNLLQTLPAHIFQSLRHLQTLNLAQNLLIRLPVELFHSLGGLHTLRLSDNRLSSLPLGLFSGLGSLRELFLDSNSLAELPEGVFSQLPRLEKLWLQHNALRQLPPSSFSSLHSLAFLNLQGNELRMLPASLFTQTPGLLGLSLSHNKLETVPEGAFANLSQLSSLTLSHNALTHLPAGVFRDLHDLVKLYLGSNNLTALPLSLFQNLSKLELLSLSRNLLTTLPEGIFDTNYNLFNLALHGNPWQCDCHLAYLFRWLQQFSEQLFNSQTFCAGPTYLRGQVLPALQEELLVCPASLGGLDLRELGVEKAAQSRCTYSNPEGTVVLACDRARCRWLKVQLSSRRDSGSGDLEFNATQEWHLKSSCGSARVRVSIEMLLGQP, encoded by the exons ATGCCACCAAGAACCAAGGCTGCACAGCCACACATG GACATGTTGCTTGGGGCCTGGCTGTTTGGGGCCTGCCTCCTACTCCTGCCCAGACCCACCCAGCTCTGCCCTGCTGGGTGTGACTGCTTCCTGAGGGAGGTCTTCTGCACAAATGAAACATTGGCCACTGTCCCGCTGGATATCCCCCCGCGGGCCACGGACATCATCTTCATAGAGACGTTGATCCACACAGTGGGGAACAGGGCCTTCAGTGGCAGCCCCAAGCTCACCAAGGTGGTCTTCCTCAATGCCCAGCTCCCCAGCCTGGGGCAGGATGCCTTTGGGGGGCTGCCAGAACTGGAGGACCTGGAGATCACGGGCACCACCTTTGCCAACCTCAGCACCGACATCTTCTGTAACCTGAGCTCCCTGGCCCAGCTCACCCTCAACTTCAACCAGCTGGGGGACCTGCCTGAGGGGCTCTTCTGCCACCTGGATGCCCTGCGCTCCCTCCAGCTGCAGGGCAACCTGCTCCAGACACTGCCCGCCCACATCTTCCAGTCGCTGCGGCACCTGCAGACCCTGAACCTGGCGCAGAACCTCCTGATCCGGCTCCCGGTGGAGCTGTTTCACTCGCTTGGCGGCTTGCACACCCTGCGGCTGAGTGACAACAGGCTCTCCAGCCTCCCTCTGGGCCTGTTTTCAGGCCTGGGGAGCCTGCGGGAGCTCTTCCTGGACAGCAACTCCCTGGCCGAGCTGCCTGAAGGTGTGTTCTCACAGCTTCCCCGTCTGGAGAAGCTGTGGCTGCAGCACAACGCCCTGCGCCAGCTGCCCCCCTCCAGCTTCTCCTCCCTACACAGCCTGGCCTTCCTGAACTTGCAGGGGAATGAGCTGAGGATGCTGCCTGCCAGTCTTTTTACCCAGACCCCAGGCCTGCTGGGCCTGTCTCTGTCCCACAACAAGCTGGAGACGGTCCCCGAGGGTGCCTTCGCCAACCTGTCCCAGCTGAGCTCCCTGACGCTCTCGCACAACGCCCTCACCCACCTCCCAGCCGGCGTCTTCCGAGACCTGCACGACTTGGTCAAGCTCTACCTGGGCAGCAACAACCTGACGGCGCTGCCCCTTAGCCTCTTCCAGAACCTGTCCAAGCTGGAGCTGCTCAGCCTCTCCAGGAACCTCCTGACCACACTCCCCGAGGGCATCTTCGACACCAACTACAACCTCTTCAACCTGGCCCTGCACGGCAACCCCTGGCAGTGTGACTGCCACCTGGCCTACCTCTTCCGGTGGCTGCAGCAGTTCAGCGAACAGCTCTTCAACTCCCAGACCTTCTGCGCGGGGCCCACCTACCTCCGCGGCCAGGTGCTGCCCGCCCTGCAGGAGGAGCTGCTGGTGTGCCCAGCCTCCCTGGGTGGCTTGGACCTCCGGGAGCTGGGGGTGGAGAAGGCAGCCCAGAGCCGGTGCACCTACAGCAACCCCGAGGGCACAGTGGTCCTGGCCTGTGACAGGGCCCGGTGTCGCTGGCTGAAGGTGCAGCTGTCCTCTAGGCGGGACTCAGGCTCCGGGGACCTGGAGTTCAATGCCACTCAGGAG